In a genomic window of Temperatibacter marinus:
- a CDS encoding DEAD/DEAH box helicase, producing the protein MSEFSVLGLDKRIIKNLDALGIDTPTPIQARGIPLIMNGRDVMGLAQTGTGKTAAFALPIIHRLLEEGGQPAPKTVKALILSPTRELASQIAENLYNYTRYTPLKVLCVVGGQPIHVQKRKLEKGIDILVATPGRLLDLVSRRAIELDQCHNLVLDEADQMLDLGFIEPLKEIAELLNPERQTLLFSATMPKQMAELSKAYLTNPERLQVSAPGKAADKVRQSVHFLNQRGKTTLLKKCFNENPDDISLVFVRTKINVDKIVKHLRECGFKAEGIHGDKRQRERDRAIKKFKAGEVNILVATDVAARGIDIPSVSHVYNYDLPEQSDNYVHRIGRTARAGREGDAVAFCSPNEVPLLRDIERLMKIRIPIASGEEPDESEIEEDSRRRGKGGRGRGRSGASRSGSARGGKVSHNKSGFEARKSKGKRPDLREQEDRKEFFKKPNDRSDDKKSRKSWGERKAAEEGMPSERQSKSRSEREKDGSKFVKGRSSDTRRKGPKDPDARGQYDDRRPSKKRRDNDEERPARRGKSESRSRRDYNDDRPARRDRSDDSRPARRDRSDDRPARRDRSDDRPARRDRSDDRPARRERSDDRPARRERSDDRPARRDRSDDRPARRDQSERRPTNTKGEGRPLKKRVSKGANAKLKRR; encoded by the coding sequence ATGTCTGAATTCTCAGTCCTTGGCTTGGACAAACGTATTATCAAAAACCTTGATGCCCTAGGCATTGATACACCAACTCCCATTCAGGCGCGGGGTATTCCGCTCATTATGAATGGGCGTGATGTTATGGGTCTAGCGCAAACAGGGACCGGTAAAACGGCTGCTTTTGCCTTACCCATCATTCATAGACTTTTAGAAGAAGGCGGACAGCCGGCGCCAAAGACAGTTAAAGCGTTGATTTTATCTCCAACACGTGAGCTGGCTAGCCAGATTGCTGAAAACCTTTATAACTACACCCGATACACACCCCTTAAAGTCCTCTGTGTCGTTGGCGGACAGCCGATCCATGTTCAAAAGCGAAAGCTTGAGAAAGGGATTGATATCCTTGTGGCCACACCAGGGCGCCTCTTGGACCTTGTTTCGCGCCGGGCTATTGAACTTGATCAATGTCATAATCTAGTTTTGGATGAAGCGGATCAAATGTTGGATCTCGGTTTTATTGAGCCGCTCAAAGAAATTGCTGAGCTCTTAAATCCTGAGCGCCAAACGCTCCTCTTTTCTGCGACCATGCCTAAGCAAATGGCGGAATTATCCAAAGCTTATTTAACAAATCCTGAAAGACTGCAAGTGTCAGCACCAGGAAAAGCGGCTGATAAAGTCCGTCAAAGCGTTCACTTTTTAAATCAGCGCGGTAAGACAACCCTTCTTAAGAAATGCTTTAATGAGAATCCTGATGATATTTCGTTAGTCTTCGTTAGAACAAAGATTAATGTTGATAAGATTGTTAAACATTTGAGAGAATGTGGGTTTAAAGCTGAAGGCATTCACGGTGACAAGCGTCAGAGAGAGCGTGATCGTGCGATCAAAAAGTTTAAAGCTGGAGAAGTGAATATTCTCGTTGCGACGGATGTTGCCGCTCGGGGTATTGATATCCCATCTGTGAGCCATGTTTATAACTATGACTTGCCAGAACAGTCTGACAACTATGTGCATAGAATTGGACGAACTGCAAGAGCAGGAAGAGAAGGGGATGCAGTTGCCTTCTGTAGCCCAAATGAAGTGCCTCTCTTAAGAGACATTGAGCGCTTGATGAAAATAAGAATTCCAATTGCAAGCGGCGAAGAGCCAGACGAATCCGAAATTGAAGAAGATAGCCGCAGACGTGGTAAAGGCGGCCGAGGTCGTGGTCGCAGCGGAGCTTCACGCAGCGGATCAGCTCGGGGTGGTAAAGTCTCTCACAACAAGAGTGGGTTCGAAGCGCGCAAATCAAAAGGGAAGCGTCCAGATCTAAGAGAGCAAGAAGATAGAAAAGAATTCTTCAAAAAGCCAAATGATAGATCCGATGATAAAAAGTCACGTAAATCATGGGGGGAACGCAAAGCGGCTGAAGAAGGAATGCCTTCTGAAAGACAATCTAAATCAAGGTCTGAGCGCGAAAAAGATGGATCAAAGTTTGTGAAGGGTCGCTCTTCTGACACGCGCCGCAAAGGACCTAAAGATCCTGATGCTCGGGGTCAATATGATGATCGCCGCCCTTCTAAAAAACGCCGTGACAATGATGAGGAAAGACCTGCTCGTCGCGGTAAGTCTGAGAGTAGATCTCGACGTGACTATAACGACGATAGACCAGCCCGCCGGGATCGCAGCGACGACAGCAGACCTGCACGCCGGGATCGCAGTGATGACAGACCAGCACGCCGGGATCGCAGTGACGACAGACCAGCACGCCGGGATCGCAGTGATGACAGACCAGCCCGCCGGGAACGTAGTGACGACAGACCAGCACGCCGGGAACGTAGTGACGACAGACCAGCACGCCGGGATCGCAGTGATGACAGGCCAGCACGCCGGGATCAGAGCGAACGACGTCCTACCAACACTAAGGGGGAAGGCCGTCCTCTCAAAAAACGCGTTAGCAAAGGCGCGAATGCTAAACTGAAACGCAGATAA
- the chrA gene encoding chromate efflux transporter yields the protein MSVFTIFTIFLRLGLTSFGGPVAHLGYFRTEFVENRGWFSEEDYADLVALCQFLPGPASSQVGFAIGYNKGGYLGAFAAFLGFTLPSMAIMMAFGYGIVSTEGQIDAGLLQGLKIVAVAIVAQAVWGMAKGLCTDGVTRTIAILSALFLLVSGLYYAQFIVLVFSGILSFLIYTRPNEEKDGGLKFPQPSSRKGFFFIGVFFFLLVGLPFVTQFKGSDLIQQFDSFFRSGALVFGGGHVVLPLLQYETVDSGWISKDVFLAGYGLAQAIPGPLFTFATYLGTVTGMGLSGWQGALFASVAIFLPGFLLVLGFLPYWDRLRVNPAVRHALKGVNASVVGLLLAALVTPVATTGLLTVLHAIMALIALALLTQFKLSPWIVVLGTALTGYLFL from the coding sequence ATGTCTGTCTTCACGATATTTACAATTTTTCTCAGGTTGGGGCTCACTTCCTTTGGGGGGCCTGTCGCGCATCTTGGGTATTTTCGTACTGAATTTGTTGAAAATCGTGGATGGTTTTCTGAAGAAGATTATGCTGACCTTGTTGCGCTTTGCCAATTTTTGCCGGGCCCAGCTTCTAGTCAAGTTGGGTTCGCCATCGGCTACAATAAAGGGGGATACCTTGGTGCCTTTGCTGCATTTCTGGGTTTTACCCTGCCTTCAATGGCAATCATGATGGCCTTTGGCTATGGCATTGTCTCTACCGAAGGGCAGATAGACGCAGGCTTGCTTCAAGGTTTGAAAATTGTGGCTGTTGCCATCGTTGCTCAAGCTGTTTGGGGGATGGCTAAAGGGTTATGTACGGATGGGGTTACCCGAACTATTGCTATTTTATCTGCGCTCTTCCTTCTGGTTTCAGGACTTTACTATGCCCAGTTTATTGTCTTGGTTTTCAGCGGAATTCTAAGCTTTTTGATCTATACAAGACCTAATGAAGAAAAAGATGGCGGGTTGAAATTTCCTCAGCCGTCTTCAAGGAAGGGCTTTTTCTTTATTGGGGTTTTCTTCTTTTTATTGGTTGGGCTCCCTTTCGTCACTCAGTTTAAAGGCTCAGATCTCATTCAACAATTTGATAGCTTCTTTCGATCTGGTGCCCTCGTCTTTGGCGGCGGCCATGTTGTTCTTCCGCTTCTGCAATATGAAACTGTGGATTCAGGATGGATATCAAAGGATGTTTTTCTTGCAGGCTATGGCTTAGCTCAAGCGATACCGGGCCCGTTATTCACATTCGCAACTTATCTTGGGACCGTTACAGGTATGGGGCTGAGTGGTTGGCAAGGAGCGCTGTTTGCTTCTGTAGCAATTTTTTTACCAGGGTTTTTACTTGTTCTTGGGTTTTTACCCTATTGGGATCGACTACGTGTCAATCCAGCGGTGAGACATGCTTTGAAAGGAGTGAATGCATCTGTGGTTGGTTTGCTCTTGGCGGCTCTTGTAACACCTGTGGCGACAACAGGCCTGCTTACCGTACTTCATGCAATTATGGCCCTTATCGCTCTCGCTTTACTCACCCAATTTAAGCTATCCCCGTGGATTGTTGTTTTGGGGACAGCCTTAACAGGTTATCTTTTTCTTTGA
- a CDS encoding substrate-binding periplasmic protein translates to MKSIQIKLFTCLSMCTFFAHIVHTQDVAIEVKDIHDISFVTHSVDQRSASYIDGILRGQEKSGRRAIDVEIIQELKKRLGHKKPLTNIAFTRAIRTLEKQPGYALFNVLRTPARESKYKWVGPLQHYKTYFHDSAQKPSLIETMDDAKKVKGVCVVRGNAQHDLLKKLNFNNLIMVSKYTQCISLVMQNKGVIMPSSASAAYFEKMKVKDLVNNTEVVVTEFDGYLAFSKSTPDYLIKQAQETLDEIKADGTFEAIVKKYGVN, encoded by the coding sequence ATGAAGTCTATTCAAATAAAGCTTTTTACATGCTTAAGCATGTGCACCTTTTTTGCGCATATAGTTCACACGCAAGATGTAGCGATTGAGGTAAAAGATATTCATGATATTTCTTTTGTTACCCATTCTGTAGATCAACGGTCTGCCTCCTATATTGATGGCATCCTGCGGGGACAAGAAAAAAGTGGGCGTCGCGCCATTGACGTGGAAATTATTCAAGAATTGAAGAAACGATTAGGCCATAAAAAGCCTCTCACCAATATCGCTTTCACACGCGCAATCCGCACTCTTGAAAAACAACCTGGCTATGCACTCTTTAACGTGCTGAGAACACCGGCTAGAGAGTCCAAATATAAGTGGGTAGGCCCCCTGCAGCATTATAAAACATATTTCCACGATTCAGCACAGAAACCATCTTTGATTGAAACTATGGATGATGCGAAGAAGGTAAAAGGTGTTTGTGTGGTTCGGGGGAATGCACAGCATGATTTGCTTAAAAAGCTGAATTTTAATAATTTAATCATGGTATCAAAATATACGCAGTGCATAAGCCTGGTCATGCAAAACAAAGGCGTGATTATGCCCTCAAGTGCGAGCGCAGCTTATTTTGAAAAAATGAAGGTTAAAGACCTTGTGAACAATACAGAGGTGGTTGTTACAGAATTTGATGGCTACCTTGCCTTTTCAAAATCAACTCCTGATTATCTTATTAAGCAAGCTCAAGAAACCCTTGATGAGATTAAAGCAGATGGAACTTTTGAAGCCATTGTTAAGAAATATGGGGTCAATTAA
- a CDS encoding haloalkane dehalogenase encodes MELIQSSEEQFTTIPDYPFSPNFVAIKDRDSGSDMRMHYVDEGRADHPLVLLLHGEPSWSFLYRKMIPLLVQAGYRVIAPDLIGFGKSDKILERDYYTYARHIEWMTDFVDRLGLTSINLFCQDWGGLIGLRLVAATPHLFASVVTSNTFLPTGADEPSEAFLKWQSFSQSVPEFPTGKIIQGATVSTLTEAEVYAYDAPYAEEAHKAGARQFPTLVPTSLDNPESENNQKAWEVLQTFTNPWLCLFGDSDPVTKGADQFIMKMVPGCQGQPHKIMEKGGHFIQEDCGPALVEMMVSWYRCF; translated from the coding sequence ATGGAATTAATACAAAGCAGTGAAGAGCAATTTACAACTATTCCAGATTATCCTTTTAGTCCCAATTTTGTGGCTATAAAAGACCGGGACAGTGGCAGTGATATGCGGATGCATTATGTAGATGAAGGCCGAGCTGATCATCCTTTGGTTCTCCTATTGCACGGTGAACCTAGTTGGTCTTTTCTCTACCGAAAAATGATCCCATTATTAGTACAGGCAGGGTACCGCGTCATTGCACCTGATCTGATCGGGTTTGGCAAGTCTGATAAAATACTAGAGAGAGACTATTATACATATGCGCGGCATATTGAGTGGATGACAGACTTTGTTGATAGACTTGGCTTAACCAGCATCAATCTTTTTTGCCAAGATTGGGGCGGATTGATTGGTCTGCGATTGGTCGCTGCAACGCCTCATCTATTCGCCTCTGTGGTGACAAGTAATACTTTCTTGCCCACTGGGGCAGATGAGCCGTCAGAGGCCTTTTTGAAGTGGCAGTCATTTTCTCAGTCTGTGCCTGAATTCCCAACAGGAAAAATCATTCAGGGGGCCACTGTTTCGACTTTGACCGAGGCAGAGGTTTATGCTTATGATGCACCCTATGCAGAGGAAGCGCATAAGGCAGGTGCCCGTCAATTTCCTACATTAGTCCCGACAAGTTTGGATAACCCTGAATCTGAAAATAATCAAAAAGCATGGGAAGTGTTGCAAACTTTCACCAACCCCTGGCTATGTTTGTTCGGCGATAGTGATCCTGTCACAAAAGGCGCGGATCAGTTTATTATGAAAATGGTTCCTGGTTGTCAGGGACAGCCTCATAAGATCATGGAAAAAGGGGGGCATTTTATTCAGGAAGATTGTGGACCCGCTCTCGTAGAAATGATGGTGTCTTGGTATCGTTGTTTTTAA
- a CDS encoding helix-turn-helix domain-containing protein, which produces MALKATTSFTTSLKEWREYRKFSQLDLALEADVSQKHVSYLETGRSNPTPEMIVRLAEALDIPLRERNLLLLSAGYRAGYQETDLTDPSMTFVNEALTRMLKHHDPFPALVVDRYWTIKKTNSAADALIALLPDVQALAPSADSMNLAFMTVHPQGLRQYITNWEQAFPLFIQRLKREAAATGDPKLMTAIAELLTLSGSAETLSFINEDLMPVIPLEMDINGLKLSLFTVIATFGTAQDITTDELRIESFYPANAETEAFFTNLSLKGI; this is translated from the coding sequence ATGGCCTTAAAAGCAACAACTTCTTTTACAACGTCACTGAAAGAGTGGCGTGAGTATAGAAAATTTTCACAGTTGGATTTAGCCTTAGAAGCTGATGTTTCTCAAAAGCATGTCAGTTATCTAGAAACTGGACGCAGTAATCCAACACCTGAGATGATTGTTCGACTTGCAGAGGCGCTTGATATCCCTCTTCGTGAAAGGAATTTACTGTTACTTTCTGCAGGGTATCGGGCAGGGTACCAAGAAACAGACCTTACAGACCCTTCAATGACGTTTGTGAATGAAGCCCTTACAAGGATGTTGAAACATCATGATCCGTTTCCTGCGCTTGTCGTTGATCGGTATTGGACAATTAAGAAAACCAACAGTGCTGCGGATGCGCTCATCGCTTTATTGCCTGACGTTCAAGCGTTGGCGCCCTCAGCAGATTCGATGAATCTTGCTTTCATGACAGTTCACCCTCAAGGGCTGAGGCAATATATTACCAATTGGGAACAAGCCTTCCCCTTATTTATACAGCGCCTCAAGCGCGAAGCTGCCGCTACAGGAGATCCAAAGCTGATGACAGCAATCGCCGAGTTGTTGACCTTGTCTGGATCAGCAGAGACGCTATCCTTTATCAATGAAGATCTTATGCCAGTCATTCCTTTAGAGATGGATATTAACGGCTTAAAATTAAGTTTATTCACTGTCATCGCAACATTTGGCACGGCACAAGATATCACAACCGATGAACTGAGGATTGAGAGTTTTTATCCGGCCAATGCAGAAACAGAAGCTTTCTTCACTAATTTGTCATTAAAGGGCATTTGA
- a CDS encoding saccharopine dehydrogenase family protein produces the protein MTDHQWMIYGAYGYSAQLIIELAVNKGLRPIVAGRNQEKTQAIAEKFNLESRAFDLTNHTVIKENLTGVSTVIHCAGPFSATSAPMIEGCLLAKTNYFDITGEISVFEHAHSKEINDRAIAADITICPGIGFDVIPTDCIAKTLSEAMPDATHLEMAFASKASLSPGTAKTSIEGLAKGTLERINGRIQSVKAKVKTVPMSTGPQKVLQMSWGDVSTAYYTTGIPNIALYIGLPEKQINAAGKAAWFRWLFKMTFVQNYLKKKVEASVKGPDKTARDASSTHLWGKASNAKGQTIEAHLTTANGYTLTQIAPVMIIEHLCGASLAKGSQTPALLFGKNFVSTLDGCSEITLTSKDT, from the coding sequence ATGACTGATCATCAATGGATGATTTACGGCGCTTATGGTTATAGCGCCCAATTAATCATAGAACTTGCTGTCAACAAAGGTTTAAGACCGATCGTTGCAGGCAGAAATCAAGAAAAAACACAGGCAATTGCCGAGAAGTTCAATCTTGAATCTCGAGCATTTGATCTAACTAATCATACTGTCATCAAAGAAAACCTCACGGGTGTGAGCACTGTCATTCACTGCGCAGGTCCTTTCTCCGCTACCAGCGCCCCAATGATAGAAGGATGTTTGCTGGCAAAAACAAATTATTTTGATATCACCGGTGAAATCAGCGTCTTTGAGCATGCCCATAGTAAAGAGATCAATGACAGAGCCATTGCTGCAGACATCACCATCTGCCCAGGCATTGGCTTTGACGTCATTCCCACAGATTGTATCGCTAAAACTTTGTCAGAAGCCATGCCAGATGCAACCCATTTAGAAATGGCTTTTGCATCAAAAGCAAGTCTGAGCCCTGGCACTGCCAAAACTTCTATTGAAGGTCTTGCCAAAGGCACTTTGGAGCGCATTAATGGCCGTATACAATCAGTAAAGGCAAAAGTAAAAACGGTCCCGATGAGCACTGGCCCTCAAAAGGTATTGCAAATGTCATGGGGGGATGTCTCTACTGCCTATTACACCACTGGCATTCCAAATATCGCTCTCTACATAGGTCTGCCTGAAAAGCAGATCAACGCAGCAGGGAAAGCAGCGTGGTTTCGCTGGCTCTTTAAAATGACGTTTGTTCAAAACTATCTAAAGAAAAAAGTTGAGGCATCCGTGAAAGGACCCGACAAAACTGCTCGTGATGCCAGCTCCACTCATTTATGGGGCAAAGCATCCAATGCGAAAGGCCAAACAATAGAAGCTCACTTAACCACAGCGAATGGATATACACTCACCCAAATAGCCCCTGTGATGATTATAGAACATCTCTGCGGTGCCTCTCTTGCCAAAGGCAGTCAAACACCAGCCCTCCTCTTTGGGAAAAACTTTGTGAGCACACTTGATGGCTGTAGCGAAATAACACTTACTTCAAAAGACACCTAA
- a CDS encoding DUF4886 domain-containing protein, producing the protein MTIRLLILVLTVGFSIQSFANDEAKRILFVGNSFSYFNNGLHNHTANLVRGNNQWQVRKDRFRLLTLSAGRFREQVHLVEPILSTSRKKWDYVVLQAHSRTPLLAEEKSNFSKLSKELISVVRDHGAQPVLFMTWAYKNSPEMTKGLYEAYKKVADAEGVRLVPVGLAFEKIQRDYSEIDLYVRDFNGTENGELVYKKAIKHPSLAGTYLAACVFYASFYGASPEGNAYSAGLSEDVARTLQKVAWEIVSKH; encoded by the coding sequence ATGACGATTAGACTTTTAATACTTGTATTAACTGTGGGCTTTAGCATACAGAGTTTTGCAAACGATGAGGCAAAACGTATCTTGTTTGTGGGCAATAGTTTTAGCTACTTTAATAACGGCCTGCATAATCATACAGCTAATTTAGTCCGGGGAAATAATCAGTGGCAAGTCAGGAAAGACCGTTTTCGTTTGCTGACACTCTCTGCAGGACGGTTTAGAGAACAAGTTCATCTTGTAGAACCTATTCTATCGACGAGCAGAAAGAAATGGGACTATGTTGTTTTGCAAGCGCACAGTAGAACCCCTCTCTTGGCAGAGGAGAAATCTAACTTTTCTAAATTATCAAAAGAGTTGATCTCAGTTGTAAGGGATCACGGGGCACAACCAGTGCTTTTCATGACCTGGGCCTATAAAAATAGCCCTGAGATGACCAAAGGGTTATACGAAGCATATAAAAAAGTTGCCGATGCAGAGGGCGTGCGTCTCGTTCCGGTTGGCCTCGCTTTTGAAAAAATTCAGAGAGATTATTCTGAAATTGATCTTTATGTGAGGGACTTTAACGGCACTGAGAACGGTGAATTGGTTTATAAAAAAGCGATAAAGCATCCTAGCTTAGCAGGTACCTATCTTGCGGCCTGTGTTTTTTACGCAAGCTTTTACGGGGCTAGTCCTGAAGGCAATGCCTATTCTGCAGGGCTTTCAGAAGACGTAGCGAGAACCCTACAAAAAGTTGCTTGGGAAATAGTTTCCAAGCATTAA
- a CDS encoding TonB-dependent receptor, with translation MQDYLKENIFMARRRKSYLMGVSLIACLSMPGLAQDDEQDDEKDIEEIVVTGKRGSVVNSIRDKQNADAIIDVLSADAADRLPDPNVAESLARLPGISFQRENDTGQGEFVSIRGLDAAYNTVTYDGIRSGTADRYRRTALDIVTSSNISGIEVIKAPLPEHASEGLGGVINIISRSPLKRRDRFYLSASGAQNTFDDRTGSRFSGGFNKKLADWVAVNFSASWRRSYINTLYINPATNVPELNVATTLTGKNGTSLTFIDEDPLERVPTGFIPIENFNVEQVNYEDNNIERDNLTLSGMIDFKLSDSTTFTLGGRRTKEDTIDTYSNLEMDVDNGDILMDSNGIYQVATYPDPEITFEGEVQDSVEIRERYFAKGQTIKNNWTFDYIVGYSRAFENQPIMSMDFTHELEDTPSGLSDNSAENINTYAPFDFSNSPFIMPVPVNLAAFQEALDPFCDDGGCGEMNDFDEELEDSLENKRWTARFDTTYDFDNHDFMQNIKFGLQYEKSKYRDYRAVIALQDESISEDGNYVGYDPSGDNNADLGDYGIVDGSLRSFDDIGNPFDSVGFYGIPLWNGDAMRALRQNFRNGYFASGDAPVETEITSTEEYYTAYLQGKMTFDKLDIIGGLRVEKYKASFRAPTDLSSLVFFDDGNGQGDSLSLVDTSVSYNETTEENTEYLPRIAFIYNLRDDMKVRFAYTTALARPTFDLLAAEVDGSFNIELADGVQLANATAADVVDVSINYNLGNPTLKNGYSHNFDLSWEYYIDSENAISVAAYYKRIDNFIFNTFTLTDVDTNVSFDAATAIQAGPFTDEGLAVLEQLGGINSLIASGVGDVSINIPDNGRKAEVYGIELGIYHTFDWLGGFWENVGFAGNLTIQDTKTTVPLGVLEADDALVLLGDAQEGEVLYDEFQFFNSPNVLYNAALFYQDDKWEVTVGYRYGGRQLEEIELFGMSQYQQGRGFLDFSLERRLDLAGVRTTVYFSANDILDGGTKPTTFETRGTAPIYSDFATFNGRSFRLGARLSF, from the coding sequence ATGCAGGATTACTTAAAAGAGAATATTTTCATGGCACGTCGCCGCAAATCTTATTTGATGGGCGTGTCATTAATCGCATGCTTGTCAATGCCAGGCCTTGCTCAAGACGATGAACAGGACGATGAAAAAGATATCGAAGAGATTGTCGTTACGGGGAAACGTGGATCGGTTGTTAACTCCATTCGTGATAAACAGAATGCAGATGCCATTATTGATGTGCTCTCTGCGGATGCTGCTGACCGTCTGCCAGATCCTAATGTTGCAGAATCATTAGCTCGTCTTCCAGGGATTTCTTTCCAACGTGAGAATGATACTGGGCAAGGGGAGTTTGTCTCTATTCGTGGATTGGATGCTGCCTATAATACAGTTACATACGATGGTATTCGGTCTGGAACAGCGGACCGATATCGCCGAACGGCTCTAGACATTGTTACGTCCTCAAACATTAGTGGTATTGAGGTTATCAAAGCCCCTCTGCCAGAGCATGCGTCTGAAGGATTAGGCGGTGTTATTAACATTATTTCAAGAAGCCCGCTAAAAAGACGGGATCGCTTTTATCTGAGCGCTTCTGGGGCTCAAAATACCTTTGACGATCGCACGGGCTCTCGTTTTTCTGGTGGATTTAACAAGAAATTGGCAGACTGGGTAGCGGTGAATTTTTCTGCTTCTTGGCGCCGCAGTTACATTAATACTCTTTATATTAATCCAGCGACGAATGTGCCGGAATTGAATGTGGCAACGACCCTTACAGGTAAGAATGGCACTTCTTTAACCTTCATTGATGAAGATCCTTTAGAGCGTGTCCCAACTGGGTTTATACCTATTGAGAATTTCAATGTGGAGCAAGTGAATTACGAAGACAATAATATTGAAAGAGATAATCTTACTTTGTCGGGGATGATTGACTTTAAATTATCGGATAGCACAACTTTTACTCTGGGCGGACGACGGACAAAAGAAGACACGATTGATACATATTCCAATCTTGAAATGGATGTGGATAATGGTGATATTCTTATGGATAGCAATGGGATCTATCAGGTTGCCACATACCCTGACCCTGAAATTACTTTTGAGGGGGAAGTGCAGGATTCTGTTGAAATAAGAGAACGATATTTTGCTAAGGGTCAGACGATAAAAAATAACTGGACCTTTGATTATATTGTTGGCTACTCGCGCGCCTTTGAAAATCAGCCGATTATGTCCATGGATTTCACACATGAACTCGAAGATACCCCGTCTGGCTTAAGTGATAACAGCGCTGAGAATATCAATACCTATGCACCTTTTGACTTCTCAAATAGCCCTTTCATCATGCCTGTGCCTGTCAATCTAGCTGCTTTTCAAGAAGCATTAGACCCTTTCTGTGATGACGGTGGTTGCGGTGAGATGAATGACTTTGATGAAGAGTTGGAAGATTCGCTAGAAAATAAGCGTTGGACCGCTCGTTTTGATACAACCTATGACTTTGATAATCATGATTTCATGCAGAACATAAAGTTCGGTCTACAATATGAAAAATCCAAATATCGAGATTACCGCGCTGTGATTGCACTGCAAGATGAAAGTATCAGCGAAGACGGAAATTATGTGGGCTATGATCCAAGCGGTGATAATAATGCGGATCTCGGTGATTACGGCATAGTCGATGGATCTCTCAGAAGTTTTGACGATATTGGCAATCCATTTGATTCTGTCGGTTTTTACGGTATTCCACTATGGAACGGCGATGCAATGCGTGCACTGCGTCAGAACTTCCGAAATGGGTATTTTGCATCAGGAGATGCGCCTGTTGAGACGGAAATAACATCAACAGAAGAATATTATACGGCCTATTTACAAGGGAAAATGACTTTCGATAAATTGGATATCATTGGTGGTCTACGAGTGGAGAAATATAAGGCTTCTTTCCGGGCGCCAACTGACTTGTCCTCGCTCGTCTTCTTTGATGATGGGAATGGACAAGGCGACAGCCTATCCCTTGTTGATACAAGTGTTTCCTATAATGAAACCACAGAAGAGAATACTGAATATCTTCCTCGGATCGCCTTCATCTATAATCTTCGTGACGATATGAAAGTACGCTTTGCTTATACAACTGCCCTTGCAAGGCCGACCTTTGATCTTCTGGCTGCAGAAGTTGATGGGTCTTTTAACATCGAATTGGCGGACGGCGTTCAGCTTGCAAATGCGACGGCAGCAGATGTGGTGGATGTTTCTATTAATTATAACTTGGGCAACCCCACTTTGAAGAATGGCTATTCTCATAACTTTGATCTATCATGGGAATATTATATCGATAGCGAGAATGCAATTTCTGTTGCCGCCTATTACAAGCGGATTGATAATTTCATTTTCAATACTTTTACGTTAACGGATGTTGATACAAATGTATCCTTTGATGCTGCGACTGCGATTCAAGCAGGCCCGTTTACGGATGAAGGCCTTGCAGTTCTTGAACAGTTAGGCGGAATTAATTCTTTAATTGCTTCTGGCGTTGGGGATGTATCGATTAACATTCCTGATAACGGCCGCAAAGCTGAAGTCTATGGAATTGAACTTGGGATTTATCATACCTTTGATTGGCTTGGTGGATTTTGGGAAAATGTTGGCTTTGCAGGAAATTTAACCATTCAAGATACAAAGACAACCGTGCCTCTTGGTGTACTTGAAGCGGATGATGCTCTTGTGTTGTTAGGGGATGCTCAAGAAGGTGAAGTCCTTTATGATGAATTCCAATTCTTTAACTCACCTAATGTGCTTTATAATGCAGCTCTGTTTTATCAAGATGATAAATGGGAAGTGACAGTAGGATATCGCTACGGAGGTCGCCAGCTCGAAGAGATTGAATTATTCGGTATGAGTCAATATCAGCAAGGTCGTGGGTTCTTGGACTTTAGCTTAGAGCGACGTCTTGACCTTGCAGGGGTTAGAACAACTGTTTATTTCTCTGCGAATGATATCTTAGATGGCGGAACCAAGCCAACAACATTCGAAACACGTGGCACTGCACCGATCTATTCAGACTTTGCTACTTTCAATGGTCGTTCCTTTAGATTAGGAGCGCGTTTATCCTTCTAA